In the genome of Nyctibius grandis isolate bNycGra1 chromosome 18, bNycGra1.pri, whole genome shotgun sequence, one region contains:
- the SLC13A2 gene encoding solute carrier family 13 member 2, producing the protein MAGFLQMTLAFRKYLIIVLVPLVFLPLPLAVPTKEAQCGYVIIMMALFWCTEALPLAVTALLPVLLYPLMNIMDSTTVCREYLKDTNMLFIGGLLMAIAIENWHLHKRVALRVLLITGVRPALLLMGFMIVTAFLSMWISNTATTAMMVPIAQAVLEQLHKSEMESHTAGQASENINKAFELQESSTKPDSSKEKEEKGNSHVLTIEEDRKRNENLLEEKHKKFCKGMSLCICYSASIGGIATLTGTTPNLVLQGQIEELFPDNGNVINFASWFSFAFPTMVVLLVLTWIWLQILYLGFNFKKNFGCAVSASAKAKEQKAYGIIKEESKKLGPMKFAEIAVLILFILLVLLWFTRDPGFIPGWATVLFNKNDTSYVTDATVAIFISVLLFIIPSDISKNDRDKNQKGSKPKIRAPPALLDWKVVHQKMPWNIVFLLGGGFALAKGSEESGLSAWLGSKLTPLQQIPHPAIAILLCLLVATFTECTSNVATTTLFLPILASMAEAICLNPLYIMLPCTLSASLAFMLPVATPPNAIVFSYGQLKVIDMAKAGFIINILGVLTITLAINTWASSLFQLQTFPSWANRTGTCP; encoded by the exons GAGGCCCAGTGTGGTTACGTTATCATAATGATGGCACTGTTTTGGTGCACGGAAGCCTTGCCGTTGGCTGTCACAGCTCTCCTCCCTGTCCTGCTGTACCCACTAATGAATATCATGGACTCAACAACA GTCTGCCGGGAGTACTTGAAGGACACCAATATGCTTTTTATTGGGGGACTGCTGATGGCCATTGCTATTGAGAACTGGCACCTACACAAGCGTGTTGCTCTGCGCGTCTTGCTCATCACTGGTGTCAGACCAGCCCT aCTTCTCATGGGTTTCATGATTGTGACCGCCTTCCTCTCCATGTGGATCAGCAACACCGCCACCACTGCCATGATGGTCCCAATAGCACAAGCCGTGTTGGAACAGTTGCACAAGTCTGAAATGGAGTCTCACACAGCTGGCCAAGCATCTGAAAACATCAATAAAGCCTTTGAACTGCAGGAGTCGTCAACTAAACCAGATAGCtccaaagaaaaagaggaaaaag GTAATAGTCATGTCCTGACAATCgaggaagacagaaagagaaatgaaaacctgCTAGAGGAGAAACACAAGAAATTCTGCAAGGGAATGTCTCTCTGTATTTGTTACTCAGCCAGTATTGGAGGGATTGCAACTCTGACTGGGACAACACCAAATCTGGTACTGCAAGGACAAATTGAGGA GCTCTTTCCTGACAATGGCAATGTCATCAATTTTGCCTCTTGGTTCTCCTTTGCCTTCCCCACTATGGTCGTGTTACTGGTTTTGACGTGGATTTGGCTGCAGATACTGTACTTGGGCTTTAA ttttaagaAGAATTTTGGTTGTGCTGTAAGCGCCTCTGCAAAGGCTAAGGAACAAAAGGCCTACGGTATTATCAAGGAAGAGAGCAAGAAATTGGGCCCAATGAAATTTGCAGAAATAGCAGTTTTAATCCTCTTCATACTTCTGGTACTGCTCTGGTTTACAAGAGATCCTGGTTTCATACCAGGTTGGGCAACAGTTCTTTTCAACAAAAATGATACAAG CTATGTCACCGACGCTACCGTTGCcatcttcatttcagttttgttgttCATCATCCCTTCGGACATTTCTAAAAATGACAGagacaaaaaccaaaaag GCAGCAAGCCGAAGATCCGAGCACCTCCAGCTCTGTTGGACTGGAAAGTAGTTCACCAGAAAATGCCATGGAACATTGTGTTTCTGCTGGGAGGTGGCTTTGCCTTAGCCAAAGGCAGTGAG GAATCTGGTCTGTCTGCATGGTTAGGCAGCAAACTGACTCCTCTGCAGCAAATCCCTCATCCAGCTATTGCTATCCTGTTGTGTCTCCTTGTTGCCACTTTCACCGAGTGCACCAGCAACGTGGCCACCACTACCCTCTTTCTCCCTATTCTGGCTTCAATG GCTGAAGCGATCTGCCTCAATCCACTCTATATCATGCTGCCCTGTACACTTTCTGCATCGCTGGCGTTCATGCTCCCAGTGGCCACTCCTCCTAACGCCATTGTCTTCTCATATGGACAACTCAAGGTTATAGATATG GCCAAAGCTGGGTTTATAATCAACATCCTAGGAGTTCTGACGATAACTCTAGCCATCAACACCTGGGCTTCCTCTTTGTTCCAACTGCAAACTTTCCCATCTTGGGCAAATCGGACAGGTACATGCCCGTAA